Genomic segment of Streptomyces zhihengii:
ACCGGTTCCCCCGCCGGTGCCCCCGCCCCCACCGCTGCCACCGCCGGGGCGGCGGCGGCCGACTGGGGTGCTCCCGGCCCCTACGCCACCGCGGTCGAGGTCGGGGCGGTGACCACCCTGTACTACCCGCGCGACATCGCGACCAGCGACCGGCGCCACCCCGTGATCGTGTGGGGCAACGGCACCTTCGCCTTCCCCGTCGTCTACCGCGACCTGCTGCTCCACTGGGCCAGTCACGGCTTCGTCGTCGCCGCCGCCAACACCCCGCAGTCCAACCTCGGCGTCTCCATGCGGGCCGGGATCGATCTGCTCAGCCGTCGTGACGCCGACCCCGCCAGCCCCTTCCACGGCGCGGTCGACCTGGAGCACATCGGCGCGTCCGGTCACTCGCAGGGCGGCGCCGCCGCCATCGTCGTCGGCGCGGACCCGCGCATCGACACCGTCCTGCCCATCCAGCCCGGGCCGCTCGCCGACATCGACGGCGTGCGCGTGCCCGCCCTCCTCCTGGCCGGGCAGAAGGACAGCATCGTCTTCCCCTTCCTGGTCAAGGCCTTCTACGACGACGCCGACCACATCCCGGCCGTCTACGGGGAGCTGCGCGGCGCCGATCACTTCACGGTCGTGGGCGACCCCGGCCCGTTCGCCGCGCCCACCACGGCCTGGTTCAGGGCCCATCTGATGGGGGACCTGACGGCCCGCGCGCAGTTCCTCGGCGCCGGCTGCGGGATCTGCGCCGACAGCGCCACCTGGTCCGACGTCCGCCGCAACGGTCTCGCGACCGGGTGACCCGCTCCCGGACACCCCTTCCGCCCTGACGGGCGGCCGCTCCCGATCCACGCCGTCCGCCCCTGCCGCTCCCGCGGCAGGCGGCGGCCGGTCCCCGCGCACCTGGAAGGACCGCCATGGACCTCATCGCGACCACCCGGCAGGGCAAGGTCCGAGGCCGTTCCCACGAGGGGATCGCCGCCTTTCTCGGCATCCCCTACGCCGCCCCGCCGTTCGGCGCCCACCGCTTCCGCGCTCCCGCCCCGGCCGAACCCTGGGAAGGGGTACGGGACGCCCTGGAGTACGGGCCGACCGCCCCCAAACGCCCCTACCGCCCGCCCCTCGACCGGCTGATCCCCGATCCGTCCGTCCCCGGGGACGACTGCCTCAACCTGAACGTGTGGACCCCGTCCGCCGGCGAGGGCCGGCTGCCCGTCATGGTGTGGATCCACGGGGGTTCCCTGCGCAACGGCTCGGCCAGCCTGCCGCTCTACGACGGGGGCGCCTTCGCCCGCGACGGGGTGGTCCTCGTCTCGGTCAACTACCGGCTCGGCGTCGAGGGGTTCGGGGTCTTCCCCGACGCACCGGACAACCGTGGGCTCCTCGACCAGATCGCGGCACTGACCTGGGTCCGCGACAACATCGCCGCCTTCGGCGGCGATCCGGCGAACGTCACCGTGTGCGGCGAGTCCGCCGGTGCGATCAGCATCGCCGCGCTCATGACCAGCCCCGCCGCTGCCGGACTGTTCCACCGGGCGATCCTGCAGAGCGGCCCGCCGCACACCACATCGCGCCGCGCGGGGGCGAAGACCGTACGGGCCATGGCGAGGAGACTGCGGATCCCTGCCACCGCCGAGGCGTTCGCGGCGGTGGACCGGGAGCTGCTGCTGGACGCGCAGGCCGCCGTCGTCGACGGGTCCGACCCCGTCCGGGGCGGCCCCGGCTTCCACATCGTCACCGACGGCGACGTGGTGCCCGCCGTTCCGCCCCTGCCCGAGGCCGACTTGCTGCTGGGCTGCAACCGGGAGGAGTACCGGCTGTGGTTCGTGCCCGGCGGTACGGTGGACCGGATCAGCCGCCTCACCCTGCGGCTGGCGCTGCTGAAGATCCGCGTCCCGCAGCGCGTGGCACGCCTGTACCGGGCCAACCGGCCGGACGCCGTTCCCGGTGAGATCCTCGGCGAGATGGCGACCGACCTGCTGCTGCGGGGGCCGCTCAACCGCCTCGCGGACTCCCGCCCCGCGCGTACCTTCGTCTACGAATTCCGCTGGCGCTCCCCCGTGATGGGGCTCGGCGCGTGCCATGCGCTGGAGCTCGGCTTCGTCTTCGACACCCTGCCCGCCGCCGAGGACCTGACCGGGCCCGGCGCGCCCCAGCCGCTCGCCGACGCCATGCACCGGGCCTGGGTCGACTTCGCCGCGACGGGCCGGCCGGGCTGGTCCGAGTGGAACGCGGAGCGGCCCGTGATGGTCTTCGACCACCCCGCCGCAGGTCCGGTCCTCGCGCCCCGGGACGAGGAACTCCGCGCCTGGCTGTGACCGATGGCGGGCCGCGGGCCCGGCGAGGGCGCCCGTGGTCCGGCCGCCGTCCGCAGCTCCCGCGGATCAGGGCCCTCCGGTGGCCCCGCGGGTGTCCGAGGGCCCGGCCAGGTCTCGGGCGACGAGCGCCGCCTGGAGCAGTCGCGCCTGCTCGGGGACCGCGAGGTCGAGGCCCGTCAGCGCGGTCACCCGCTGCAACCGGTAGTCCAGGGTGTTGCGGTGGACGCACAGCTCGGCCGCCGTCCGGCGGCGGTTGAGCCCCCGCGTCACGAACACGCGCAGCGTTTCGAGCAGGTACGGGTGCTCCTCCAGGGGATCGAGTTTGGCCGCCAGCCGCACCAGGCCGTCCCCGGGCCGCGCGAGCTGGTGCTCCAGCAGCACGTCGTCGAGCCGGTAGCACCCGGGCGGGCGCCCGAGGCGCAGGACGAGGTCGAGCACGCGCCCGGCCTCCTCGGCCGCGGAGGGGACGGCCGACGGCCCGGCGGAGCGGGCGGCGGCGGCGC
This window contains:
- a CDS encoding alpha/beta hydrolase family protein — translated: MEHPVHRDDIGSPPVLWRKLLVPLTSLLLLTASAGAGAAASTGSPAGAPAPTAATAGAAAADWGAPGPYATAVEVGAVTTLYYPRDIATSDRRHPVIVWGNGTFAFPVVYRDLLLHWASHGFVVAAANTPQSNLGVSMRAGIDLLSRRDADPASPFHGAVDLEHIGASGHSQGGAAAIVVGADPRIDTVLPIQPGPLADIDGVRVPALLLAGQKDSIVFPFLVKAFYDDADHIPAVYGELRGADHFTVVGDPGPFAAPTTAWFRAHLMGDLTARAQFLGAGCGICADSATWSDVRRNGLATG
- a CDS encoding carboxylesterase/lipase family protein, which gives rise to MDLIATTRQGKVRGRSHEGIAAFLGIPYAAPPFGAHRFRAPAPAEPWEGVRDALEYGPTAPKRPYRPPLDRLIPDPSVPGDDCLNLNVWTPSAGEGRLPVMVWIHGGSLRNGSASLPLYDGGAFARDGVVLVSVNYRLGVEGFGVFPDAPDNRGLLDQIAALTWVRDNIAAFGGDPANVTVCGESAGAISIAALMTSPAAAGLFHRAILQSGPPHTTSRRAGAKTVRAMARRLRIPATAEAFAAVDRELLLDAQAAVVDGSDPVRGGPGFHIVTDGDVVPAVPPLPEADLLLGCNREEYRLWFVPGGTVDRISRLTLRLALLKIRVPQRVARLYRANRPDAVPGEILGEMATDLLLRGPLNRLADSRPARTFVYEFRWRSPVMGLGACHALELGFVFDTLPAAEDLTGPGAPQPLADAMHRAWVDFAATGRPGWSEWNAERPVMVFDHPAAGPVLAPRDEELRAWL